Part of the Methylomonas rapida genome is shown below.
TTCAGAATATAGCTCCGGCAGGATTTATTTCCATGACCCCCGCGTTTGATCCTTGCATCCTGATTCCGGTTTACAACCATGAAGACCCTTTGGCGAGCATCGTCGAGCGGCTGGCATCCAGGCAATTGCCCTGCATCCTGGTGGACGATGGCAGTCATCCCAGCTGCGCCGAGGTCATTCGCGCCCTGGCCGAGCAGTATCCGTGGGTTGAGGCGGTGCGGCTCGAGCTCAACCGCGGCAAGGGCGGCGCGGTCAAAGCCGGCATTTTGCGGGCGCACGCACGCGGTTATTCCCATGCACTGCAAATCGATGCCGACGGACAGCACGATTTGAATGACCTGGATACATTTCTCGCCGCCGCGCAAGCCAATCCCGAGGCCGTCATCATCGGACGGCCATTGTTCGACGACTCGATTCCCAAACTCCGTTTTTATGCCCGGTATTT
Proteins encoded:
- a CDS encoding glycosyltransferase family 2 protein, coding for MTPAFDPCILIPVYNHEDPLASIVERLASRQLPCILVDDGSHPSCAEVIRALAEQYPWVEAVRLELNRGKGGAVKAGILRAHARGYSHALQIDADGQHDLNDLDTFLAAAQANPEAVIIGRPLFDDSIPKLRFYARYLTHVWVYINTLSLEIRDAMCGYRVYPLAACANLIQNVALEERMAFDVEILVRLYWQGLSMVSIPTRVGYPQDGISHFRGWEDNLRISLTHARLFLGMLIRLPRLLARHFR